A segment of the Siphonobacter curvatus genome:
ATCAAACGGACCTGTACGTACAAATTCCGCTCGCTAACCTTCGGAAACGGGATAAGGATTACGAGCTGGCCCGTCTAAACACCAAAGAAGCTCAGGGTTGGACGCTCAATCTGCGGGCGAAAGACGAAGGCAATGAGACCAAAATTCGGCTGGATCTAGGACAAAAAGTGCGGCAACGTAAAGCCAAACGTCAGCAACTGGGCAACGAAACGGTAGATCTTCGTTAAAACCGGATTACCTTTCAGGGGAAAAAGGAGCTTTTACCGTCTCTTTCTAAACTCTGAACCGTATGAAATCTTCACTTTCCCGTCGGGCTTTTCTCCAGCAGGCAGGCTTGCTCACTTCGGCTACGCTTTTAAGTAGTACGGAGCTTTGGGCGGCTAAAAAATCAGGCTTACAAATTGGGTATTCCGCTATTACCTGGGGCGGAAAAGACACAGACGCCATCCGTGATATTGCTTCCCTGGGCTTTAAGGGTATTCAACTACGGGCGAATGCGTTTGGTCCGTACCGAAACAAACCTTCCGAGCTCAAAGCATTACTGGATGACAATCACCTCAAACTGGTTATGTTTTCGAGCGGAAACGTAGAAATCGACCCGGATAAGGAAGAGAGTACCATCAATATGCACGTAGCTCACGCCAGTTTTGTGAAAGCTCTGGGCGGAACGAGCATTCAGCTGACGAATAATGTTCGTCCGAAAGATCGGCAACCCACGCCGGAAGAACTTAAGCGACTGGCTCAGGTGATGAACGAAATTGGGAAGCAAACGGCCGATTTAGGCATTCAAACCGCCTATCATAACCACATGCACCAACTCGGGGAAACACCGGAGGAAGTGGATATCATTGTTCA
Coding sequences within it:
- a CDS encoding sugar phosphate isomerase/epimerase family protein — protein: MKSSLSRRAFLQQAGLLTSATLLSSTELWAAKKSGLQIGYSAITWGGKDTDAIRDIASLGFKGIQLRANAFGPYRNKPSELKALLDDNHLKLVMFSSGNVEIDPDKEESTINMHVAHASFVKALGGTSIQLTNNVRPKDRQPTPEELKRLAQVMNEIGKQTADLGIQTAYHNHMHQLGETPEEVDIIVQEMNPKYVKLLLDVAHYHQGGGDPAKAIHQYKDRIHALHLKDVRSPLPDNTNPKSYKFVELGQGNVNLPAVFKALDDIKFKGWGIIELDGVPDTGKTALSCAETSKKFLLDQKILMS